A part of Streptomyces sp. NBC_01235 genomic DNA contains:
- a CDS encoding TcmI family type II polyketide cyclase — translation MHQALIVARMAPGSAPDIAKVFEESDRGELPRLVGVVRRSLFQFGDVYMHLIESEREPGPAIAKITGRPEFRDVSERLSAYVSAYDPETWRSPKDAMAQRFYLWEREPAG, via the coding sequence ATGCACCAAGCCCTGATCGTCGCCCGCATGGCGCCGGGATCGGCCCCTGACATCGCCAAGGTGTTCGAGGAGTCCGACCGGGGAGAGCTGCCGCGGCTCGTCGGTGTCGTCCGGCGCAGTCTCTTCCAGTTCGGCGACGTGTACATGCACCTGATCGAGTCCGAGCGCGAGCCCGGGCCCGCCATCGCCAAGATCACCGGGCGTCCCGAGTTCCGGGACGTGAGCGAGCGGCTGTCCGCGTACGTCAGCGCCTACGACCCCGAGACCTGGCGCTCCCCGAAGGACGCCATGGCGCAGCGCTTCTACCTCTGGGAGCGCGAGCCGGCCGGCTGA
- a CDS encoding beta-ketoacyl synthase N-terminal-like domain-containing protein — MSEPHPRRAVVTGIGVVAPNGASTETFWKSTCEGISVLDLVTREGCEHLPLRVAGEVRDFDPSAMVEERYLVQTDRFTHFAMAAADLALEDAGFGRPETDAAPFSVGVVTAAGSGGGEFGQRELQQLWGKGSRFVGPYQSIAWFYAASTGQISIRRGFKGPCSVVAADEAGGLDALAHAARAVRRGTDVIVAGATEAPIAPYSVVCQLGYEELSTVGDPTRAYRPFTAAACGFVPAEGGAMAVVEAEGSARARGARLRALVAGHAATFTGASRWEESREGLAQAILGALEEADCAPEEIDVVFADALGVPEADRAEALAIVDALGAHGSRVPVTAPKTGIGRGYCAAPVLDAAAAVLAMEHGLIPPTPNVFDICHDLDLVTGRARAAEPRTALVLSRGLMGSNSALVLRHGATDAS, encoded by the coding sequence ATGAGCGAACCCCATCCACGGCGCGCGGTCGTCACGGGAATCGGTGTGGTCGCGCCCAACGGAGCCAGTACCGAGACCTTCTGGAAGTCCACCTGCGAGGGCATCAGTGTCCTGGACCTGGTCACCCGCGAGGGCTGCGAGCACCTGCCGCTGCGGGTGGCGGGCGAGGTCCGCGACTTCGACCCGTCGGCCATGGTCGAGGAGCGCTACCTCGTCCAGACCGACCGGTTCACGCACTTCGCGATGGCCGCGGCCGACCTCGCGCTGGAGGACGCCGGATTCGGCCGGCCCGAGACCGACGCCGCGCCCTTCTCCGTGGGCGTCGTCACCGCGGCCGGTTCCGGCGGCGGCGAGTTCGGCCAGCGGGAACTCCAGCAGCTGTGGGGCAAGGGCAGTCGCTTCGTCGGCCCGTACCAGTCCATCGCCTGGTTCTACGCCGCCAGCACCGGCCAGATCTCCATCCGCCGCGGCTTCAAGGGCCCTTGCTCGGTCGTCGCCGCCGACGAGGCCGGCGGCCTGGACGCCCTCGCGCACGCGGCACGGGCCGTGCGACGCGGCACCGACGTGATCGTGGCCGGGGCCACCGAGGCACCGATCGCGCCCTACTCGGTGGTATGCCAGCTCGGCTACGAGGAACTCAGCACGGTCGGCGACCCGACCCGTGCCTACCGCCCGTTCACCGCCGCGGCCTGCGGGTTCGTGCCGGCCGAGGGCGGCGCCATGGCCGTGGTGGAGGCCGAGGGGTCGGCCCGGGCGCGGGGCGCGCGGCTGCGGGCCCTCGTCGCCGGACACGCGGCGACCTTCACCGGCGCCTCCCGCTGGGAGGAGTCCCGAGAGGGGCTGGCCCAGGCGATTCTGGGAGCCCTGGAGGAGGCCGACTGCGCTCCCGAGGAGATCGACGTGGTCTTCGCCGACGCCCTCGGCGTACCGGAGGCGGACCGTGCCGAGGCCCTGGCGATCGTCGACGCCCTCGGCGCGCACGGCAGCCGCGTGCCCGTCACGGCGCCGAAGACCGGCATCGGCCGGGGCTACTGCGCGGCGCCCGTACTGGACGCCGCGGCGGCGGTGCTCGCCATGGAGCACGGCCTGATCCCGCCCACCCCCAACGTCTTCGACATCTGCCACGACCTCGACCTCGTGACCGGCCGGGCCCGTGCCGCCGAGCCGCGCACGGCGCTGGTCCTGAGCCGGGGACTCATGGGATCGAACTCGGCGCTGGTGCTGCGGCACGGCGCCACCGACGCCTCGTAG
- a CDS encoding cupin domain-containing protein → MITSRPRVVDLSEVEPNTRRGGDLRAMLTPATVGSTSGFMGVALIKPGDRIGEHYHPYSEEFVYVVCGQLEVDLDGEPQPLQPEQGLMIPAHMRHRFRNVGNVEARIVFHLAPLAPSPPLGHVDTEESDAETVVIGAEAAERRQVRS, encoded by the coding sequence GTGATCACTTCCCGTCCCAGAGTCGTGGATCTCAGCGAGGTCGAGCCCAACACCCGGCGCGGCGGCGATCTGCGCGCCATGCTCACCCCTGCCACCGTGGGCTCGACCAGCGGTTTCATGGGTGTGGCCCTCATCAAGCCCGGCGACCGCATCGGCGAGCACTACCACCCCTACTCCGAGGAGTTCGTGTACGTCGTGTGCGGGCAGCTGGAGGTGGACCTGGACGGCGAGCCCCAGCCGCTTCAGCCCGAGCAGGGCCTGATGATCCCCGCCCACATGCGGCACCGCTTCCGCAACGTCGGAAACGTCGAGGCCCGTATCGTCTTCCACCTCGCCCCGCTGGCCCCGAGCCCGCCGCTCGGCCACGTCGACACCGAGGAGTCGGACGCCGAGACCGTGGTGATCGGGGCCGAGGCGGCCGAGCGACGTCAGGTCCGGTCATGA
- a CDS encoding LamG-like jellyroll fold domain-containing protein, which yields MRGESSEVYATPEGHLEAREHLRAVRTRVDGAWRAIDTTLTRGADGTVLPKATTVGLTFSGGGSAPLVRMTKNGRELALSWPEKLPAPELNGNTVTYPDVLPDVDLRMTAQQDGFTQLLVVKSAEAAASTELSKLRLKLDADGMQVKETADGGLAAIDQGAGSAVFEAPRPVMWDSSTKAPDTAAKSTTKTTANTTTESTAKTSSNAAAETATATAPAAERGPDAPEAAAAESANVAPVGVDVPAAQDALVLTPDRSVLAGKNTVYPVFIDPQWYSPKASAWTMASKYWASSPQWKFNGDADAGLGYCGWSYCAPYDTKRLFYRIPTSKFAGRTVLQAEFVVRNTWSASCADRGVELWRTKDISSSTTWNSQNASGFWIDHLKTESFAYGYTGCAAKDAEFDVKSAVQLAADKKWSTMTFGMKASSESDEYGWKRFSDDAYLRVQYNRAPPQVKMSQLTMEYGGSCKKPASAARVRTLGKIYANDVTDPDGDSVSVEFRASWDTGDGKGVVTRWKSGLTTAKKSGSDFAITLPSSIPANKTVNWYVHSYDGAQYSPWSYTGDPTACYFVYDTSVPKAPAIASAIYPASNPEDPEDPWYDGVGQYGDFVITGAVSDVTKYWYGINGDPVSTNTITTSGGAAKTVPVLPVKPGLNTFTARSFDSAGNASEIRTYQFRVKSGQLERADWSMDEAAGATQAVGSAPEQTATLYNGPTPNVEGKFGKAVQFDGVDDYAATDIATINTDVSFSVSAWVKLSAMPSGAAVVASQRGNNAPGFELYYSKGYDRWVFNQYSADSTSGTPVRAMQAAAGGVKADEWTHLVGMYAAGEKLLKLYVNGALAGTTAYSTAWNARRGMVIGGSFLGGTPTSPFPGVIDEVKTFEKPLSAGEVSSLYSSNAIGAGRPARAVFHMEDAADATALSGRADVNPAVLKGGATTGSAGVDGNALTLDGTDDYAATSGPHINTSYSFAISAWVKLPKTKPTHAATVASQIGDTVTGPELYYSSTYDRWVFNQHSADTADSTVVRAIQPEGTTAYGGEWTHLVGVQDTEADKLSLYVNGTLAGTAVLPATWYAGGAVQIGASAFEGAATSFFPGQIDDVRLFDRPVSAGEVQQLFKQRAVVKGRWKFETATGTPLTSPDASSTGNAMTLYNGAQTGSGWVDGAVALDGTDDYAAASVVPVDTSASFTVSAFVQTAAVPTSPVTVMSAPGSKKSAFAVRYEPSATPATDPGRWRIATADSDSDSATVSDIGNGMFYSPTDWNHVALVYDGFSKEVRLYVNGELQETACADADDDGVQDDASCADTVSWSDDVLTYKAAKTLQLGRDTTGTTSGQYFPGSLSDVWVFQGALTETQIDHLAVGMPGVETAVPSGD from the coding sequence ATGCGCGGTGAGAGCAGCGAGGTGTACGCCACCCCCGAGGGGCACCTGGAGGCCCGGGAGCATCTGCGCGCGGTGCGTACCCGGGTGGACGGTGCGTGGCGGGCCATCGACACCACCTTGACCCGTGGCGCGGACGGAACGGTGCTGCCCAAGGCCACGACGGTGGGCCTGACGTTCTCGGGCGGCGGTTCCGCTCCGCTGGTGCGGATGACGAAGAACGGCCGTGAACTGGCGCTGTCCTGGCCCGAGAAGCTGCCCGCCCCGGAGCTGAACGGGAACACCGTCACCTACCCGGACGTGCTGCCCGACGTCGACCTGCGGATGACGGCGCAGCAGGACGGCTTCACCCAACTCCTCGTCGTCAAGTCGGCCGAGGCCGCGGCGAGCACGGAACTGAGCAAGCTGCGGCTGAAGTTGGACGCCGACGGCATGCAGGTGAAGGAGACCGCGGACGGCGGTCTGGCGGCGATCGACCAGGGCGCCGGAAGCGCGGTCTTCGAGGCTCCTCGCCCGGTGATGTGGGACTCCAGCACCAAGGCGCCCGACACCGCGGCGAAGTCCACCACCAAGACCACCGCCAACACCACCACCGAATCCACTGCCAAGACCTCCAGCAACGCTGCTGCAGAAACCGCCACCGCCACCGCCCCCGCCGCCGAGCGCGGGCCGGACGCCCCCGAGGCCGCCGCCGCGGAGTCCGCGAACGTGGCCCCGGTCGGAGTGGACGTCCCCGCGGCGCAGGACGCGCTGGTGCTGACGCCCGACCGCAGCGTGCTCGCCGGCAAGAACACGGTGTACCCCGTGTTCATCGACCCCCAGTGGTACTCCCCGAAGGCCTCCGCGTGGACGATGGCCTCCAAGTACTGGGCGTCGTCGCCGCAGTGGAAGTTCAACGGCGACGCGGACGCGGGCCTCGGGTACTGCGGCTGGTCGTACTGCGCGCCGTACGACACCAAGCGGCTCTTCTACCGCATTCCGACCTCGAAGTTCGCCGGACGGACCGTGCTCCAGGCGGAGTTCGTGGTCCGCAACACCTGGTCGGCGTCCTGCGCGGACCGGGGCGTGGAGCTGTGGCGCACCAAGGACATCTCCTCGTCGACGACGTGGAACTCGCAGAACGCGTCCGGCTTCTGGATCGACCACCTCAAGACCGAGTCCTTCGCCTACGGGTACACCGGCTGTGCCGCGAAGGACGCGGAGTTCGACGTCAAGTCCGCGGTGCAGCTGGCGGCGGACAAGAAGTGGTCGACGATGACCTTCGGCATGAAGGCGTCGAGCGAGTCCGACGAATACGGCTGGAAGCGGTTCTCGGACGACGCCTATCTGCGCGTGCAGTACAACCGCGCGCCGCCGCAGGTCAAGATGTCCCAGCTGACCATGGAGTACGGCGGATCCTGCAAGAAGCCCGCCAGTGCCGCGCGGGTGCGCACCCTGGGCAAGATCTACGCGAACGACGTCACCGACCCCGACGGCGACTCCGTCTCCGTGGAGTTCCGCGCGAGCTGGGACACCGGTGACGGCAAGGGCGTGGTCACCCGCTGGAAGTCCGGACTGACGACGGCGAAGAAGTCCGGCTCGGACTTCGCGATCACCCTGCCGTCCTCCATCCCCGCCAACAAGACGGTCAACTGGTACGTCCACTCCTACGACGGCGCCCAGTACTCGCCGTGGTCGTACACGGGGGACCCGACGGCCTGCTACTTCGTGTACGACACGAGCGTGCCGAAGGCACCCGCCATTGCCTCCGCCATCTACCCGGCCTCGAACCCCGAGGACCCCGAGGACCCCTGGTACGACGGAGTGGGCCAGTACGGCGACTTCGTGATCACCGGCGCCGTCTCCGACGTGACGAAGTACTGGTACGGCATCAACGGCGACCCGGTCTCCACCAACACGATCACCACCTCGGGCGGCGCGGCCAAGACCGTGCCGGTACTGCCGGTCAAGCCGGGCCTCAACACCTTCACGGCGCGGTCCTTCGACTCCGCCGGCAACGCCTCCGAGATCCGCACCTACCAGTTCCGGGTGAAGTCGGGGCAGCTGGAGCGCGCCGACTGGTCGATGGACGAGGCGGCCGGCGCCACCCAGGCGGTTGGCAGCGCGCCCGAGCAGACCGCGACCCTGTACAACGGCCCGACACCGAACGTGGAGGGCAAGTTCGGCAAGGCGGTGCAGTTCGACGGCGTCGACGACTACGCCGCCACCGACATCGCCACCATCAACACCGACGTCAGCTTCTCCGTGTCCGCCTGGGTGAAGCTGTCCGCCATGCCGTCCGGAGCGGCGGTCGTGGCCTCCCAGCGGGGCAACAACGCGCCGGGCTTCGAGCTGTACTACTCCAAGGGCTACGACCGTTGGGTGTTCAACCAGTACAGCGCCGACAGCACCAGTGGCACCCCCGTCCGCGCCATGCAGGCCGCCGCGGGCGGGGTCAAGGCCGACGAGTGGACGCATCTGGTCGGCATGTACGCCGCCGGTGAGAAGCTGCTGAAGCTGTACGTCAACGGCGCGCTCGCCGGGACCACGGCCTACAGCACGGCGTGGAACGCGCGACGCGGCATGGTGATCGGCGGCAGTTTCCTGGGCGGCACGCCTACGTCGCCCTTCCCCGGCGTCATCGACGAGGTGAAGACCTTCGAGAAGCCGCTGTCGGCGGGCGAGGTGTCGAGCCTCTACAGCTCGAACGCGATCGGCGCCGGCCGCCCGGCCCGCGCGGTCTTCCACATGGAGGACGCCGCCGACGCGACCGCGCTCAGCGGCCGGGCCGACGTGAACCCCGCGGTCCTCAAGGGCGGCGCCACCACGGGCTCGGCCGGGGTCGACGGCAACGCGCTGACCCTGGACGGGACCGACGACTACGCGGCCACCAGCGGCCCGCACATCAACACCTCGTACAGCTTCGCCATCTCCGCCTGGGTGAAGCTGCCGAAGACCAAACCGACGCACGCCGCGACCGTCGCCTCGCAGATCGGCGACACGGTGACGGGACCGGAGCTGTACTACTCCAGCACCTACGACCGCTGGGTGTTCAACCAGCACAGCGCCGACACCGCCGACTCCACGGTGGTGCGGGCCATACAGCCCGAGGGCACCACCGCCTACGGCGGTGAGTGGACGCATCTGGTCGGCGTGCAGGACACGGAAGCCGACAAGCTCTCGTTGTACGTCAACGGGACCCTGGCCGGCACCGCCGTCCTGCCCGCGACCTGGTACGCCGGGGGCGCGGTGCAGATCGGCGCCAGTGCGTTCGAGGGCGCGGCCACCTCGTTCTTCCCCGGCCAGATCGACGACGTGCGGCTGTTCGACCGGCCGGTGTCCGCCGGTGAGGTGCAGCAGCTGTTCAAGCAGCGCGCGGTGGTCAAGGGCCGCTGGAAGTTCGAGACGGCCACCGGCACCCCCTTGACCTCGCCCGACGCCTCGTCCACCGGCAACGCCATGACCCTCTACAACGGCGCCCAGACGGGCTCGGGCTGGGTCGACGGCGCCGTCGCCCTGGACGGCACGGACGACTACGCCGCGGCCTCCGTGGTGCCGGTCGACACCAGCGCCAGCTTCACCGTCAGCGCCTTCGTCCAGACGGCCGCCGTCCCGACGAGTCCGGTCACCGTCATGAGCGCTCCGGGTTCCAAGAAGAGCGCTTTCGCGGTGCGCTACGAACCCAGCGCCACCCCGGCCACCGATCCGGGCCGCTGGCGGATCGCCACGGCCGACTCCGACAGCGACTCCGCCACCGTCTCCGACATCGGCAACGGCATGTTCTACAGCCCCACCGACTGGAACCACGTGGCTCTCGTCTACGACGGTTTCTCCAAGGAGGTCCGCCTCTACGTCAACGGCGAGCTCCAGGAGACGGCCTGCGCCGACGCCGACGACGACGGGGTGCAGGACGACGCGAGCTGCGCCGACACCGTCTCGTGGTCGGACGACGTACTGACCTACAAGGCCGCGAAGACCCTGCAGCTGGGCCGGGACACGACCGGGACCACGTCCGGTCAGTACTTCCCCGGTTCGCTCTCCGACGTCTGGGTCTTCCAGGGCGCGCTGACGGAGACCCAGATCGATCACCTCGCCGTCGGCATGCCGGGCGTGGAGACCGCTGTCCCCAGCGGCGACTGA
- a CDS encoding acyl carrier protein, giving the protein MTDRITVEELAELMKKSAGVTVAPEELRQHDTGFDRLGVDSLGLLGIVGELENRYGTPMPTDVERSKTPRQFLDLVNSALMTGA; this is encoded by the coding sequence ATGACTGACCGCATCACCGTGGAAGAGCTGGCCGAACTCATGAAGAAGTCGGCCGGCGTCACCGTCGCCCCGGAGGAACTCCGGCAGCACGACACCGGCTTCGACCGGCTGGGTGTCGACTCGCTCGGCCTGCTGGGCATCGTGGGCGAGCTGGAGAACCGGTACGGCACACCGATGCCCACCGACGTCGAACGCTCCAAGACGCCCCGGCAGTTCCTCGACCTCGTCAACAGTGCCCTCATGACAGGAGCGTGA
- a CDS encoding methyltransferase produces the protein MTTAQTAPPPSMRLRELAFGAACAAALRAAARLGVADALGDRPMAVEDLASAVKTEPRPLRRLLRALSCYGVFAEQPDGAFAHTDVSRLLREDDPGSLRAISLWCTEPWTWDAWPLLDEAVRTGRNVVEDLYGKEFFPYLNEDAPESADVFNRAMTTSSVQSARDVAEFLDLSGSSSVADIGGGQGHVVASLLDKYPAMHGSLLDLPRVVENAVPRLRAGGDLADRARVVPGDVRAAVPVKADVYVIKNILEWDDESTARTLRNVREAGGPGTRVVVIENLVDDTPSMRFSTAMDLMLLLNVGGAKHTTESMIARLTDAGLVIDDISPVNPYLHAFDCHVPG, from the coding sequence ATGACCACCGCCCAGACTGCCCCACCGCCCTCCATGCGGCTGAGGGAGCTCGCGTTCGGCGCGGCGTGTGCCGCCGCCCTGCGCGCGGCCGCCCGGCTGGGCGTCGCCGACGCCCTCGGCGACCGCCCGATGGCCGTGGAGGACCTCGCCTCCGCGGTGAAGACCGAACCCCGGCCGCTGCGCCGCCTTCTGCGCGCCCTGTCCTGCTACGGCGTCTTCGCCGAGCAGCCGGACGGGGCGTTCGCGCACACCGACGTCTCCCGGCTGCTGCGCGAGGACGACCCGGGCAGCCTGCGCGCCATCTCGCTGTGGTGCACCGAGCCGTGGACCTGGGACGCCTGGCCGCTGCTGGACGAGGCGGTGCGCACCGGCCGCAACGTCGTGGAGGACCTGTACGGCAAGGAGTTCTTCCCCTACCTCAACGAGGACGCCCCGGAGTCCGCCGACGTCTTCAACCGCGCCATGACGACGTCCAGCGTGCAGTCCGCGCGGGACGTCGCGGAGTTCCTCGACCTGTCGGGGAGTTCCTCGGTCGCCGACATCGGCGGCGGTCAGGGGCACGTGGTGGCGAGCCTGCTGGACAAGTACCCCGCGATGCACGGCAGCCTGCTCGACCTGCCCCGGGTGGTGGAGAACGCGGTGCCGAGGCTGCGCGCGGGCGGCGACCTCGCGGACCGGGCACGCGTGGTGCCCGGCGACGTCCGGGCTGCCGTCCCGGTGAAGGCCGACGTCTACGTCATCAAGAACATCCTGGAGTGGGACGACGAGAGCACCGCCCGCACGCTGCGCAACGTCCGTGAGGCGGGCGGCCCCGGGACCCGCGTCGTGGTCATCGAGAACCTGGTCGACGACACGCCGTCGATGCGGTTCAGCACCGCGATGGACCTGATGCTGCTCCTCAACGTCGGCGGGGCGAAGCACACCACCGAGAGCATGATCGCCCGGCTGACGGACGCGGGTCTGGTCATCGACGACATCAGCCCGGTCAACCCCTACCTGCACGCGTTCGACTGCCACGTCCCCGGCTGA
- a CDS encoding SRPBCC family protein — protein sequence MTGHTKNEIIIAAPLDLVWEITNDLENWPQLFSEYASVEVLSREGRKTTFRLTMHPDENGTVWSWVSEREPDRETLTVKARRVETGPFAHMNIHWRYEEVPAGTRMVWTQDFAMKPEAPVDDEWMTDNINRNSKVQMGLIRDRIEKAAAERGTTAGLTD from the coding sequence ATGACCGGACACACGAAGAACGAGATCATCATCGCGGCACCCCTGGACCTGGTCTGGGAGATCACCAACGACCTGGAGAACTGGCCGCAGTTGTTCAGCGAGTACGCGTCCGTGGAGGTCCTCTCCCGGGAGGGCAGGAAGACCACGTTCCGGCTGACCATGCACCCCGACGAGAACGGCACCGTGTGGAGCTGGGTCTCGGAGCGCGAGCCGGACCGCGAGACGCTCACCGTCAAGGCCCGCCGGGTCGAGACGGGCCCCTTCGCCCACATGAACATCCACTGGCGGTACGAGGAGGTCCCGGCCGGCACGCGGATGGTGTGGACGCAGGACTTCGCGATGAAGCCGGAGGCGCCGGTCGACGACGAGTGGATGACCGACAACATCAACCGGAACTCCAAGGTCCAGATGGGCCTGATCCGGGACCGCATCGAGAAGGCCGCCGCCGAACGCGGGACCACCGCGGGTCTGACCGACTGA
- a CDS encoding beta-ketoacyl-[acyl-carrier-protein] synthase family protein yields MTRRVAVTGIGIVAPGGIGVPSFWKLLVEGRTATRGITFFDPTGLRSRIAAECDFDPAAHGLDARDVERCDRYIQFAMVAGDEAVRDSGLDLAAENPWRVGASLGTAVGGTTRLENDYVLVSHRGQRWDVDHREAAPQLHRAFSPSTLASTVAERFGARGPVQTVSTGCTSGLDAVGYAFHTVEEGRADVCIAGASDSPISPITMACFDAIKATSSNNDDPAHASRPFDADRDGFVMGEGGAVLVLEELEHARARGAHVYCELGGYATFGNAYHMTGLTSEGLEMARAIEDALEHARTDATAIDYVNAHGSGTKQNDRHETAAVKRVLGRHAYDTPMSSIKSMVGHSLGAIGAIELVACVLALTHQVVPPTANYETPDPECDLDYVPREARERKLASVLSVGSGFGGFQSAVVMNRPREKTR; encoded by the coding sequence ATGACGAGACGTGTGGCGGTCACCGGTATAGGCATCGTCGCCCCGGGCGGCATAGGCGTCCCGTCGTTCTGGAAGCTCCTGGTCGAGGGGCGCACGGCGACGCGGGGCATCACCTTCTTCGACCCGACCGGTCTGCGCTCGCGGATCGCCGCCGAGTGCGACTTCGACCCGGCGGCCCACGGACTGGACGCCCGGGACGTCGAACGGTGCGACCGCTACATCCAGTTCGCCATGGTCGCCGGGGACGAGGCGGTACGGGACTCCGGTCTCGACCTCGCCGCCGAGAACCCCTGGCGGGTCGGCGCCTCGCTGGGCACCGCGGTCGGCGGCACCACCCGGCTGGAGAACGACTACGTCCTGGTCAGCCACCGCGGGCAGCGCTGGGACGTGGACCACCGGGAAGCGGCCCCGCAGCTGCACCGCGCGTTCTCGCCCAGCACGCTCGCCTCCACGGTGGCGGAGCGGTTCGGGGCGCGCGGGCCGGTGCAGACCGTCTCCACGGGCTGCACCTCGGGCCTCGACGCGGTCGGGTACGCCTTCCACACCGTCGAGGAGGGCCGGGCCGACGTCTGCATAGCCGGCGCCTCGGACTCGCCGATCTCCCCGATCACGATGGCCTGCTTCGACGCGATCAAGGCCACCTCCTCGAACAACGACGACCCCGCCCACGCCTCGCGCCCCTTCGACGCCGACCGGGACGGGTTCGTCATGGGCGAGGGCGGCGCCGTACTCGTCCTGGAGGAGCTGGAGCACGCGCGGGCCCGCGGCGCCCACGTGTACTGCGAGCTCGGCGGGTACGCCACCTTCGGCAACGCCTACCACATGACCGGCCTGACCAGCGAGGGCCTGGAGATGGCCCGGGCCATCGAGGACGCCCTCGAACACGCCCGGACCGACGCCACGGCGATCGACTACGTCAACGCGCACGGGTCGGGCACCAAGCAGAACGACCGCCACGAGACCGCCGCGGTGAAACGGGTCCTGGGCCGGCACGCCTACGACACGCCCATGAGCTCCATCAAGTCCATGGTGGGCCACTCCCTCGGCGCGATCGGGGCGATCGAACTCGTCGCCTGTGTACTGGCCCTCACCCATCAGGTCGTACCGCCGACCGCGAACTACGAGACGCCCGACCCCGAGTGCGACCTGGACTACGTCCCGCGCGAGGCCCGCGAGCGCAAGCTGGCCAGTGTGCTCTCGGTGGGCAGCGGGTTCGGCGGCTTCCAGTCCGCGGTGGTCATGAACCGGCCGAGGGAGAAGACACGATGA
- a CDS encoding right-handed parallel beta-helix repeat-containing protein gives MKKCHIAYLACTAALLGTGLGAAPPVAGHTVHVVRPGESIQKAVDAAQPGDTVLLTFGTYHESVQVNTPGLTLRGMGRATVIEPDPSVATSTATGTTSAGGRARKAANSCAADGNGICVVGTKDRIVKGVTVASLTVTGFTRTGVFSTATDGLTVRNVTAVKNGVWGIATERSVRGVFRHNTARDNGDAGLFLANTIKEEQGATDTGGTVVEHNRLEGNRIGVTVRRLRDLTVARNHLTGNCAAVFVVGDENKPKAGLVTVRENRIERNNKSCPKTARLAALQGSGIVLTGAEDSLVTRNVIKDNAGTSPLSGGIVLFKSFVGTTSDRNRITGNVLRNNSPADLINTDTGKGNTFEGNSCRESKPAGLC, from the coding sequence ATGAAGAAATGCCATATCGCATATCTGGCGTGCACGGCGGCGCTCCTCGGGACGGGGCTCGGCGCCGCTCCGCCGGTCGCCGGTCACACGGTCCATGTGGTCCGGCCGGGGGAATCGATCCAGAAGGCGGTGGACGCCGCCCAGCCGGGTGACACCGTTCTGCTGACCTTCGGCACCTACCACGAGAGCGTGCAGGTGAACACGCCCGGGCTGACCCTGCGCGGCATGGGCCGCGCCACGGTGATCGAGCCGGACCCGAGCGTGGCCACCAGCACCGCCACCGGCACCACGAGTGCCGGTGGGCGTGCTCGGAAGGCCGCCAACAGTTGCGCCGCGGACGGCAACGGCATCTGCGTCGTGGGCACGAAGGACCGCATCGTCAAGGGCGTCACCGTCGCCTCCCTGACGGTGACCGGCTTCACCAGGACCGGCGTCTTCTCCACGGCGACCGACGGGCTGACCGTGCGCAACGTCACCGCGGTGAAGAACGGGGTGTGGGGCATCGCCACGGAGCGCTCGGTCCGTGGCGTGTTCCGGCACAACACCGCCCGGGACAACGGCGACGCGGGGCTGTTCCTCGCCAACACGATCAAGGAGGAGCAGGGCGCCACGGACACCGGGGGAACGGTGGTCGAGCACAACCGCCTGGAGGGCAACCGGATCGGTGTCACCGTCCGCCGTCTGCGCGACCTCACCGTCGCGCGCAACCACCTCACCGGCAACTGCGCGGCCGTGTTCGTCGTCGGCGACGAGAACAAGCCGAAGGCCGGCTTGGTGACCGTGCGCGAGAACCGCATCGAGCGCAACAACAAGTCCTGCCCGAAGACGGCCCGGCTGGCCGCGCTTCAGGGTTCCGGCATCGTCCTGACCGGCGCCGAGGACAGCCTGGTCACCCGGAACGTGATCAAGGACAACGCCGGAACGTCCCCGTTGTCGGGCGGAATCGTCCTGTTCAAGAGCTTCGTGGGCACCACCAGCGACCGGAACCGGATCACCGGCAACGTGCTGCGGAACAACTCCCCCGCGGACCTGATCAACACGGACACCGGCAAGGGCAACACCTTCGAGGGCAACTCCTGCCGGGAGTCGAAGCCCGCCGGCCTGTGCTGA